The genomic stretch AGCCCGCCTCGCCGAAGAAGCCCGCCTCGCCGAAGAAGCCCGCGCCGCCGAAGAAGCCCGCCTCGCCGAAGAAGCCCGCCTCGCCGAAGAAGCCCGCCTCGCCGAAGAAGCCCGCCTCGCCGAAGAAGCCCGCCTCGCCGAAGAGGCCCGCCTCGCCGAAGAGGCCCGCCTCGAAGAGGAGCGGCTGGCACGGATCACCGAGGAGGCGCGGCTGGCCGAAGCCGCCCGCTTGGCGGAGGAGGCCCGGGTCGCTGCCCTGGCCGAGGCTTCCAGGAGCGAGACCGCAGAACAGGACGAGGCCGGCGGCCGTTGGGCGCGCGATCAGGATCGAGGCTACGACCACGCCGCGAGCCTGGCGCTCTCCGAGCACAACCGTGAGGCGGCGACGACTCCAGTCGCCGTGGAGGAACGCGCACCGTCCGAGGAGGAGAAGCCCGCAGAGGAGCCGCCGGAATCGCGGCCGCGATGGGACTCCAGCGGGGCCGACACCGCAGCGCTGCTTCGCGAGCTCAGCGGTCTCATGACCAAGGACGAGCCGGAGCCTCCTCGGGTGCCGCCGCCCACTCGCCCGGCTCCCACCCCCCCGCCGGCGAAGAAGAAGAAGGGCCTGTTCGGCCGCTGACCCGCATCAAGGGCCGACGAGCACCTGCTGCGCCGCGGGCACGCCGTCGACGTCGAGGTCCCGCTCTACGGGGACCTGGCGCTTTACGACCGCCAGGGCGATCGGACCGAGCTCGTGGTGGCGCGCCGCGGTCGTGATCCTGCCGACCTCGCGCCCCTCCAGCGTGACCGGGTCGCCCGAGACGGGCAGGCGTACCTCGGTGCCGTCCAGGTGCAACAGCACGATCCGCCGCGGCGGGCGGCCGAGGTTGTGCACCCGGGCGACGGTCTCCTGCCCGCGGTAACAGCCCTTCTCGAGATGGACCGCGGTCCGCAGCCAGTCCACCTCGTGGGGGATCGTGCGATGGTCGGTCTCGAACCCCAGACGGGGCCGGGCGGCCGCGGCCCGCAGCGCCTCGAACGCCCACACGCCGACGCCGGGCGCCTGGGCCAGCCAGGCTGCCAGATCACCGCGGGGGACGAGGACCTCGCGGTGTCGCCATCCATCGCCCGGGTGCGGATCGAACGGACCGTAGGCCACCGCGCCCGGGGCGACTCGCGGCCACGGGTCCACCCAGGCGATCGGCTCCCCTGGCCCCGAGGGCTCGCCGATCGGCTGCCCGACCACAGCGAGGTCCGCGGTGACGTCGTGGACCTCGACACGCAGCAGGAACCGCATCGAGTCGAGCCATTCGACCAGCGCGGCGGAGGTGCCCGGCTCCACGGTG from Actinomycetes bacterium encodes the following:
- a CDS encoding folate-binding protein — protein: MTAVAVEAGPDAGQPWHFGDPLREQRSYASGLGVVDLSHRGVIRLDGPDRLSWLHSLTTQQLEGLRPYVSTESLVLSPHGHVEHDLHLVDDGSTTWITVEPGTSAALVEWLDSMRFLLRVEVHDVTADLAVVGQPIGEPSGPGEPIAWVDPWPRVAPGAVAYGPFDPHPGDGWRHREVLVPRGDLAAWLAQAPGVGVWAFEALRAAAARPRLGFETDHRTIPHEVDWLRTAVHLEKGCYRGQETVARVHNLGRPPRRIVLLHLDGTEVRLPVSGDPVTLEGREVGRITTAARHHELGPIALAVVKRQVPVERDLDVDGVPAAQQVLVGP